The segment GGGAGATCACCGGACGGGAGCTGAGTAGCCTGGGTATACAGTTGAATTTCGCCCCTGTGGCGGATCTTTCGGCCTGGCAGACTGATTCCTTTATCGGAAGCCGTTCCTACGGCGGGGATCCCGAAACAACGGCAGGGTTCGTGGCAGCATTTATCCAGGGCCAGCGCTCCCAGGGGGTATGGTCGGTGATTAAACACTATCCAGGACATGGAGATACCACCCAGGACAGCCACCATCAGGTGGTGGAATTTGAGGCGGATATCGGGGAATTGATGGACGGGGCCCTGGTTCCGTTTATCCGGGGGATTGATGCCGGGGCTGCAGGGATTATGGCCGCGCATATTGCCTACCCTCGGGTGGATGAAACAGGGCTGCCTGCTTCGGTTTCGCCGGTGTTGTTAGGGGGACTTCTGCGGGAACGCCTGGGGTTTGATGGGTTAATAGTGACCGATGCCCTGGAGATGCGCGGATTATCCCGGGTGATGTCCCCTGAGCAAGCCGCCGTTCAGGCTGTATTAGCCGGGGCGGACTGTATTCTGACCACCGAAGATCCTCTACCGACGAGAGATGCCATCGTTGCGGCGGTACGGACCGGGGTTATTTCCAGAGATCGAATCGTTCAATCGGTCAGGAGAATTCTGGGGATGAAAGGGGAGATGGGTCTGCTGGGAGGCATTGGAATCACCCTGGAAGAGGCTGTAACTAAGGCTGAGGGAATAATCGGTCGTCCGGAACATAAAATGCGGTTAGAATCCCTGATTTCCGGGGCTGGCGGGATTTGACAGCTTTAGAATTCTGGTTAAGATGACTAAACCAGGCAGGTATATTGAATGCTTGTCTGTTTTTATATATATTAAAATGAATATATAAGCCAATTGAAAAGGAGTTGGACGCATGATTATAGGTGTACCAAAGGAGTTGCATCCCGATGAACTGCGGGTTGCCCTGGTGCCTGTTCAGGTTCCTCGGTTAAAAAAAGCTGGTCACGAGGTGCTTATTGAAACGGGGGCGGGTGAAGCTGCGGGGTATCCCGACCAGGAGTACCAGGAAAAAGGTGCTCAGCTGGTTGGCCGTGGGGATGTTTTTGCCAAATCAGATTTTCTGGTTACCCTTCGCGGGGGGGCGAATGCCGATGAACAGTTTGTAAAGGATGCCCAGGGCCTACAGGACGGCGCTTCGGTTATCGGAATGTTGGATCCCTATGAGCCCCATGATCTGTTTACCCTCTACGGGAAGAAAAAAATTACCGCGTATTCCTTGGAGTTGATTCCCCGTATTACCCGAGCCCAGAGTATGGATGTACTATCGTCCATGGCAAACCTGGCGGGTTACAAGGCAGCCTTGTTGGCTGCGGATAATTTGAAGAAGATGTTTCCAATGATGATGACCGCAGCGGGGACGATTGTGCCTGCTAAGGCGTTTATTCTAGGGGTCGGGGTGGCCGGGCTCCAGGCCATTGCAACCACCAAACGGTTGGGTGCTGTGGTGAGTGCATACGATGTACGGCCGGCGGTTAAGGATCAGGTGTTAAGTCTGGGGGCGAAGTTTGTGGAAATGGAGCTGGATACCGCAGACAGCGAGTCCTCAGGCGGATATGCCAAGGCCATGGATGAAGAGTTCTACCGAAAACAACGGGAGCTTCTGACCGGTGTCTTAAAGGAAACGGATGTTGTTATTACAACGGCGGCCATTCCCGGGAAAAAGTCGCCGGTGTTGATCACCGAGGAAATGGTCAAAGAGATGCAGCCAGGTTCGGTTGTTGTGGACCTGGCGGTGGAACGCGGGGGCAACTGTGAATTATCCGAGGCTGGGAAGACCGTCGTGAAACACGGGGTCACCATTATCGGTCCGGTAAATGTTCCTGCTGCATTGGCCTACCATGCCAGCCAGCTCTTTTCCAAGAACCTGGAGACCTTCTTCCTGAATCTCTTTTCAAAGGAGGGGGATTTAAAGTCCCCAGGTGAGGATGAGATCGTGGATACTACCCGTATTCTGGCTGACGGCGGTGCTGTGCATGAGGACCGTCGGAAGATTCTGGGGCTGTAGACCCGACCCAGGGTTCTTGTTGTTCTTAAATTGAAGGAGTTGATATGGATTTAGTGAGCTTGATTACCGTATTTGTGCTTGCGGTTTTTCTAGGATTTGAGGTGATAACTAAGGTGCCGCCGATTCTGCACACTCCCCTAATGTCGGGTTCGAATGCTATATCCGGCATAGCGATTATCGGTGCGTTAATTGCTACCGGGGCGGAGAATAGTACGGTTAGTACGGTATTGGGTGTGATCGCTCTGGTGGCCGCTACCATCAATGTTGTTGGGGGTTTTTTAGTGACCCATCGTATGCTGGACAAGTTTAAAAAGAAGGATTAGGCCATGGAATTAACGGTTATTACGAATCTTGTGTACCTTCTGGCCGCGGTTCTGTTTATTTTGGGTCTGAAGGGGCTCGGACATCCTCGGACTGCGGTGCGGGGTAATCTGCTGGGGGCTGTTGCCATGCTTATGGCTATTGTGGTGACCCTGGTGGCTAATGAAATTGTAAAAGTAGAATGGGTTATTGCAGGTATTGTTCTGGGAAGTTTAATTGGCGGAGTGTTGGCCCTCAAGATAAAGATGACTGCCATGCCTCAGCTGGTTGGATTATTCAATGGTTTCGGGGGGTTGGCATCGGTTCTGGTGGCAACGGTTGCAATTATTGACGCGGTTACGGGTTTTTCCATGGGCAAGGCGGTTACCGGTCTTGTGCAGCGTCTCGGGGGTGTGGCATTTGATCCCCAATTCGTGGTTGCAACAGCCTTTTCAGCCTTCGTTGGAGGGGTTACGTTCTGGGGATCGTTGATTGCCTTCGGGAAATTGCAAGGGATCGTCTCTGAAAAGTCGGTTCGGTACCCTGGAGACCAGATCGTAAAGGCCTTGGTTTTTGTTGCATCCCTGGTAATGGGCGTTTTAGTGGTGATTGAGCCCTCGAATCTGACCTATTACTGGATACTGCTGGGATTATCCTCACTTCTTGGTCTCTTGCTGACCGTACCCATCGGCGGCGCGGATATGCCAATTGTTATTGCCCTGCTGAATTCCTACTCGGGAATCGCTGCAGCCGCTACAGGATTTGTGCTTAATAATACCATTTTGATTATTGCCGGATCCTTGGTGGGGGCCAGCGGGATTATTCTGACTCAGATTATGTGTAAGGCCATGAACCGGTCCTTGGCGAATGTACTGTTCGGCGGACTGGGGGGAGCCCAGGTCCAGGAGGATCTTGGGGATATCTATACGGGTAAGATCAAATCCACCAGCGCCGATGAGGTTGCCATGATTCTGAAGAGCGCCCAGCGGGTGGTGTTCGTTCCCGGTTACGGGATGGCGGTGGCCCGGGCCCAGACTGCTGTTCGTCAGCTTACCGAGGCACTGGAAAAAGACGGAATCCAGGTGGAATTCGGTATACACCCCGTTGCCGGCCGGATGCCGGGTCACATGAATGTTCTGCTCGCTGAGGAGAATATCAGCTACGATAAACTGCGTGAAATGGATGCGATCAATCCGAGTTTTCCAAACACTGATGTGGCCATTGTGATCGGAGCGAACGATGTAGTGAACCCTCTGGCCAGAGATAGCCAGGGCTCACCAATTTCGGGCATGCCCATTTTAGACGTCGATAAGGCTCGGACCGTGGTGGTTATTAAGCGGTCCTTGAGTCCGGGATTTGCAGGGATTGATAATCCCCTTTTCGCTGCTGATAATACCTTGATGCTCTTTGGCGACGGGAAACAGGCGGTTGAAGATATGATATCTGCCTATAAGGACGCTTAAGAGACGACAATCGATAGTTTTCGGATTGTAGGGGGGTATGTACGGGTTTCCGTACATACCCCTTTTTTGCGGACATTTACATGGACGGTGGGGCGGATGGCGGATCGAGGTCTGGAACGTGGACCTATTGGGCCTCTTGATCCTGGTACCGCTGCGCGACTTGCTGGAGTTGGGGATAGACCTCAAAGAAGCATTCCACGACCTCCGGGTCGAACTTGGAGCCGGACAGGGATCGGAGTTCTTCCAGGACATCTTCTTCTTTCCAGGCCTCCTTATAGGAGCGTTTGGACCTCAAAGCATCGTACACATCGGCGATAGCGACTATGCGGCCGAAGATGGGGATTTCTTTGCCTTTTCTACCTAGTACCTGTCCGTCTGCGTCGGTTTTTTCCGGTAACCCTGTTTCCAGATTGATGTATCCGGGGTAGCCGGTGCCATCCCAGTTTTCATGGTGGGTTAGGGCGACCAGCCGGGCAAGTTTATCGAATTCGCTCTGTTCATCGAGGAAGAGTTTGGCACCGAATATGGTATGGTGCTGCATGATTTTATATTCCTCCGGGGTGAAGCGGGCGGGTTTTTTAAGAATGATATCGCTGATAGCCACCTTTCCGGCATCGTGGAGCATGGCGGCCATACGAAGATTATCCCGGTCCTTCTGAATTTTGTGGTCAGGGATGCCCTTTTTTGAGGCCCAGCGCTCGTAAATCTCCACGGAGTACCCTGCTACGCGGTTTACATGGGCTCCGGTTTCTTTAGGGTCGCGGAGCTCGGCCATTTGAATCATCCTGAGTAATAAGGCTCGGGTCATTTGGGCCCGCTCGAGAGTAATGACTACATTGTTTGCGAAATGGTTAATTAGCAGTTCGTCCTCCCGCGTAAAGGGTTCGTAGCCCTCGGAACCCGCTCGTTTGTTGATGACCTGCAATACGCCCAGGAGGTTTCCCATGTTCGAGAGCATGGGCACGGCCAGCATGGACTGGCTAT is part of the Spirochaeta lutea genome and harbors:
- a CDS encoding NAD(P) transhydrogenase subunit alpha, with translation MDLVSLITVFVLAVFLGFEVITKVPPILHTPLMSGSNAISGIAIIGALIATGAENSTVSTVLGVIALVAATINVVGGFLVTHRMLDKFKKKD
- a CDS encoding Re/Si-specific NAD(P)(+) transhydrogenase subunit alpha, which encodes MIIGVPKELHPDELRVALVPVQVPRLKKAGHEVLIETGAGEAAGYPDQEYQEKGAQLVGRGDVFAKSDFLVTLRGGANADEQFVKDAQGLQDGASVIGMLDPYEPHDLFTLYGKKKITAYSLELIPRITRAQSMDVLSSMANLAGYKAALLAADNLKKMFPMMMTAAGTIVPAKAFILGVGVAGLQAIATTKRLGAVVSAYDVRPAVKDQVLSLGAKFVEMELDTADSESSGGYAKAMDEEFYRKQRELLTGVLKETDVVITTAAIPGKKSPVLITEEMVKEMQPGSVVVDLAVERGGNCELSEAGKTVVKHGVTIIGPVNVPAALAYHASQLFSKNLETFFLNLFSKEGDLKSPGEDEIVDTTRILADGGAVHEDRRKILGL
- a CDS encoding NAD(P)(+) transhydrogenase (Re/Si-specific) subunit beta is translated as MELTVITNLVYLLAAVLFILGLKGLGHPRTAVRGNLLGAVAMLMAIVVTLVANEIVKVEWVIAGIVLGSLIGGVLALKIKMTAMPQLVGLFNGFGGLASVLVATVAIIDAVTGFSMGKAVTGLVQRLGGVAFDPQFVVATAFSAFVGGVTFWGSLIAFGKLQGIVSEKSVRYPGDQIVKALVFVASLVMGVLVVIEPSNLTYYWILLGLSSLLGLLLTVPIGGADMPIVIALLNSYSGIAAAATGFVLNNTILIIAGSLVGASGIILTQIMCKAMNRSLANVLFGGLGGAQVQEDLGDIYTGKIKSTSADEVAMILKSAQRVVFVPGYGMAVARAQTAVRQLTEALEKDGIQVEFGIHPVAGRMPGHMNVLLAEENISYDKLREMDAINPSFPNTDVAIVIGANDVVNPLARDSQGSPISGMPILDVDKARTVVVIKRSLSPGFAGIDNPLFAADNTLMLFGDGKQAVEDMISAYKDA
- a CDS encoding HD domain-containing phosphohydrolase codes for the protein MISDSDKLQEIITIDSDLNKIQDQDILLERILQVARRLVNAEAGSIYIVNDGKLEISYSQNDSLQAKLPEGQKLIYNIFKIPINKKTISGYCAKTRRIVNIEDVYSIPESAPYTFDPFYDKVSEYHSQSMLAVPMLSNMGNLLGVLQVINKRAGSEGYEPFTREDELLINHFANNVVITLERAQMTRALLLRMIQMAELRDPKETGAHVNRVAGYSVEIYERWASKKGIPDHKIQKDRDNLRMAAMLHDAGKVAISDIILKKPARFTPEEYKIMQHHTIFGAKLFLDEQSEFDKLARLVALTHHENWDGTGYPGYINLETGLPEKTDADGQVLGRKGKEIPIFGRIVAIADVYDALRSKRSYKEAWKEEDVLEELRSLSGSKFDPEVVECFFEVYPQLQQVAQRYQDQEAQ
- a CDS encoding glycoside hydrolase family 3 protein, which gives rise to MKVVSGGIAVIVLLFSACGQGKSALYDGSAERYRAATAAEAAAYTAPRMDLEQLVGQMLILQLRYTRTGGPKRSLEPEDRALLRQIGPGGVVFFGENMGNIPQVVTLGRDIQEAAQGSVAGRPFIAIDQEGGLVSRLHSSGGIPATRIPSARSIGRTGDYRVAEGAGEITGRELSSLGIQLNFAPVADLSAWQTDSFIGSRSYGGDPETTAGFVAAFIQGQRSQGVWSVIKHYPGHGDTTQDSHHQVVEFEADIGELMDGALVPFIRGIDAGAAGIMAAHIAYPRVDETGLPASVSPVLLGGLLRERLGFDGLIVTDALEMRGLSRVMSPEQAAVQAVLAGADCILTTEDPLPTRDAIVAAVRTGVISRDRIVQSVRRILGMKGEMGLLGGIGITLEEAVTKAEGIIGRPEHKMRLESLISGAGGI